accaccatcatcactagGTGCGGTGTAAAGAAAAGCCAGAGGCATACGGCGCACTCCACTCGGAGGTCGTGTAGATCATCGGAGAAAAGGCATTAATCTGtgagaaaaatatcaaaaaaaaacagtggaaCAACCCATACTCCCCCCGTACTATTTGCTGCCATTTTTTCTACAATCCCTCCGATTTGTATCGATTTCACGTAATCGGTTCCAATCTACCGTGCACTGATTTAATGGAATTCAGCCACCAATAAAACCGTTGCCACAAGCTCACTCTACTGCGCGAGTACTAGAGTTGGAGCGAAATGCCTCGGAAGAGAGATTATTTACGTTGAAGTTTCTTCTGCTGATGCACCGACGGGATTTATCATTCACGGTGAAAGTGTGCCAGCCCGAACCTATCCCAGCGATATTCcatttttgcagcagtttcATTGTTTTAATGGCGTATTTAAACAGAAAGTCGAGTCGAGTCGAGAGAAAGCGTggtgaaaagggaaaagaaatccATTCAATCCCACCACGACCTTAATGCACGGGGAAcggggatttttttgttttgtcctgATGGCAAAGATAAATACTATCTGTCGAAGTGGGATTTAACGCTTCAAACCgccttttgaaaaaaaaaaaagttccgaAAGTGAGATCCCGATCTTTCAACTGTCAAATCAAAGCTTACCGACGGTGGACAAACATGGCCTCCTTGGTAAGTATCCTTCTTCGGCGCTgcaaaaacgaagcaaacacCAAATTCTTTTCTGTTTGAACTTTATGCACAAAATCTAATTTGTTAGCCGTTCAGCTCGAGACGAGCTGGCACCGGAACGACCCCAAACAAAGCGGTGATGGTGCAATATTTCCTCAAAACAAAGATTCATAATTAAAAACGTCACGCTTTTGAGcggccaaaaaaaatcaaacataaatttaattaaaactactGTTAACATGATTCCGGGTGCTTTTAGGGGATAAGGGATTGTCTCCGTGGATCATCAGCAGATGCCTACCTATTTGTtgctaacaaaacaaaatgcaattcaattcaaacatACAGTGGTCTGAAGCCAAGTCCGGATAAAGGTGGAAAACCGAAAAATTGGTGTAAGACGAATTTTAAAACGTTCTAGGAATGGACAATTCAAATTCTGGTTTTAGAAAAAATACTCTATATAGGTTGTTTCCGATACTGGATGTGATCAATGGAAAGTTCTGCTGAAGCAATAAGCTACAAGGAGCAGTATAGTGTCTTAATCAAGACCGAGTCATCGTGACCACGCGCTAAGTGTTTCAGAAGGCCTATCATTACTCTGATGAAACTTTGTCAATTTCGACTCCATGAAATGAAATGGGGAATGAGTTCCTTGCTACTTTATAACTCTTCCGGATTAAAGTAATTTCGTTGTAGCCAAACATTGTTACCAAACTAATCATTTACCCATCTAAATTGATGTGTTGTTATGCCTCAATACATTTATGAATTGGTTTCTATATATGTTCAACGCATAGCAGCAAATAGATTCAGTTAAACACATTTACCTAAAAGCTTCTCACTACACTTCCAACAAAGACTTTTTACTGTTGGtcatttccatcatcatcactgcaGTCATGATTATCTCACAAACGCTAAACATCACGTGCATCGTTTCGTTGCACATCTTAAAGCGTTCATTATCACTGTCAACCTAGGAACAGGCCAGACATACCGGGCAAGCCTATGTTATCATAAAAATGGTGCTAAACGGTTTATGTCTTCAGTCCGTAAATTTGCCACCAGCAAAACCTAACAAAACCGTCCGTATCCTTAAGCCTATTGACGTTAAATTCCCgtaggtgtgtatgtgtgtatgtctttttgcttttcgggACCTTAAACAAAcgagaaaataaattcatgaTCGTTCTTCGAACTGCAATTGGGACAACATGACAAAAACTAGGGACATATCACCACCAAATAAGTGACATATCCTTCCCGGGTTTGACTGAACAGTAGGAATAATTgctattttttgaaaaaatcctaCACCGACTCTACTTAGAGGAAACCGTCGCCTTTTAGTGCACTGACTGGCAAGCTTCCTTCCGGGAACTACTTAGCCAGTGCTTTTCGCCCTTCCCAAAATCGGGCTCTTACCTATCCACGGCCGGCCCTACACTCCGATCAACCCCGATGGGCAATAAAACATTCGGTCGGGTTTCCGTGGTTTGAATTTTGGTTTAGTTTATTTCACGGAAGAAAGCAAGGTATCTAGGAAGGGAAGAGCGtacgtttttccttcccttcgtCATACTGTTGACCGTAAAAaaaggtcgtaaagccaaTGGGTTTTGCGTCGAAAGGTTGGCgaggtggaaaaaaataaaaccaaggAAACCCCCGAATGGCACCGCACACACGGACAGAGCataagtttttctttgcttccagTTTCCAGTTAGCATTGTTGTTTGGCACACCGCAGCTGGGAAATGGGCGTTCACGTTACCACCCCGAAGAGGAAGCAACAGGAATGATtatatgctgtttttttcttcattttgggCACATAAAAAGCTTTCCAGTGCGCATAAATTCTTGGGAGTGGTGGAAATCAAAGCAAAGGATAattttgctattattttataaagGAAGTTATAGTAAATTGATAAATGGACACAATATGCATGATACTAGTGGATAAGAATCGGTGCGCTATTATACTTACAATTAAATTgagtttttattcttttcgttgaataattttcaatttttatgttcaaaATATTGCTGTTTTACCTTTGAATttagataaataatttataagtCTTTAATTATATTCAAAGTAATGCAAGTCGAACATCGCCTTTCAACGGATAGATTTTGAACGGAAACGAGCTGGTTTAAATATTTCGCTctcttgaaatatttcatacaGCTTCTTCATTGAAAGCTTTCAAAAGCTTCATTTGCCATATAAACTATGGTAATTTTGTGAAAGCAGCGCGCGAGGACAATTTAGATTTTTATATTAGAAAGTATGTTTATTAattgtgaaattatttattctacacccttttcatttttttctcattacattttaattcttaaaaatgttcttaaatctttttgattaaaaaaactaGCTTTATTAATGATTAAATTAATCGTTTGTGCAtcagaaagaaggaaaaaaaaagtttagcaaaactgcattttatgcgttttattctttattttgcttcgCTTGTGAATTCGCTTCACGTATgtacaactttcacttcttcTCCTAGCGCTTTTTAACACGATTATCCACCTTCTGCGGCTTTTATTACTAAATATACGATTTACATTTCACTGGCATTACGTTTGTCTGTCTTTCATCGACCAAAGCATTTCATTTATGTACAAGGTTTTACGGGTGCTGCTCCATTCTAGTCGTTGGACGAATATGATCTCCTATTCCTCTCTTTGTTATGTACACATAATTTCTTCCATGGCAAACAAATCCTTCACAGCGGTATCCTATCACAACGCGATCCACTGCTCAGCACACGGATCAGTAAGGGTTCAAGCAAAAGGGCGCGCACGCGAACGCTTTCCGGAAAAGTGTTGCCGTGTGCCGTGAGATTGACCggcatccatccatccatccatcctgcCTACTACTGCACCGCGTACATATCATTTGCGTGATAACCGTGCGCAGGTCCGTAATTGGCCACATTAAACAGCCGCTGATAGCTACCGTCCATCTGGTCCGGCGTAACCGGCAGCACCGACATCATCAGATcgctggaaaaggaaaaaggaagaagtaAAGATATTGTATAGAGatagaaattacaaaaatcttcaaatgtagcccacaacagcaaaaccaaaacagttCTCACAGGTTGAGCTTTTCGATCAATTCGGGAATCAAATGCAGAGTTCATCGCACGAAGCCTCATCTTCCGGTGCGCACCATAATTAGGCAAACCATTAGGCGTGAACCATCGGGCAGCGGTCCACCTATAAGGCGACTGTTGCCAAGAAAATGATGCAGTTTATTGTTCGGGATAAAGGTAGCACTTTTGCATCTTAATTTCGGCTAATACGATGCCGCAGGGCAAGAAAATTGATGCAGTTAAAGCGCTATGTGTACCATTATTGTACGCTTTTTCGTCCATCGGAGTGCTCGCGAGCTTCAAAGCTGTTAGGCGAGCATCTAAAATCCGTCAACCATGTGGAACGCTTGAAACGCATTTGCTTGTCCCAAATTAATAAGTCAGTCTTTTCTGAGCAGGCATCAAGGAGAACCGATAACGAATAACTTCACGCCCTTCTGGCAATGtcccaagaaaaaaagcaaatcacaGACGGGACTGCATCGTTAATGAGCACTCTGGACttctaccaacaacaacaccaacaacaaaaaacggctTTCTTGACGTCATAATTTATCGTCCTACATGGTTGTTGTCTCTCAGGTCATCCCAAAGGACCCGGgaacagtacaaaaaaaaccttcctacAAAGATCCTTTCGGAATTTTACTCCCCTCCACTCCGAGCCCGAGAGTGAAAACATGTGTTTTATGGATCCTTTTGATCCTTCTTCCCGGAGCAATTCGGTCATTCCAAAGACGCAATAGTCAggcccttttttatgttgcaaaATGTCCAGAGCATACTCTTTCCGGTTCAAGCTATGGCATCAAGTTACCACATGTTGCAAACACTTACGGTCGACTGCTCTGCGGCGTTCGGTCCCGCTGGCGACGATTCTTGAACCAGTTGGACACTTGCGTCAGCGTTAGGCCCGTTTTCTTCGCAAGCGTTTTCTTCTCGTCCGGCGTCGGATACCGATTGCGGGTGTAGCAGTCCTTCAGCGCGTTGCGGCTCTTCTCCTTGAAGCAGTACACCGTTTCCTCCCCGTCCCAGATCGTCTTTGGCAGCGGGTACTTCTTGCGCAACCGGTACTTGTCCACTGCACCGAGCGGACGACCACGGACCTTTTCCGCTTCACGATAGTGTGCCTTAAACCAGAGCGCTTGCAGATCCGCATGGTACTTGGGTGAGAAGAAGTGTGATTCCAGCACGGCGTACAGCTCGTGGTACAGCCCACGGTGGTAGGCGACAAGGGCACGAGCTCGCAGTAAACTCTCATTGCCACTGATCAGATCGCTCGGTGATAAGCTCCAAAGGAAGGTGGCCAACTTTTCCAGATCTCCTTCCTGCTGCAGCgcctcacacatacactgaaTTTGATCCGGACTGAAGCTAAAGCACTTGCGCTCTAGGTCGGCAGTTCCGTTCGATGCTGCCAAAGGATGTACCGAGGATGCGGAGGAtggtgctgttggtggtggtggtggtgctggaggATGCAACGATTGCAGATAggaactgttgttgttgtctgcACGTGCCAGCGCTCCACACGACGGTAGACCGTTCGGTACGACGATACCTCCTCCGACGGAAGTGTTTGAAACGGACAGGAGACTACTACCATTACTTCCCGTGCTGCTACCGTTAGTGCTGCCACTTCCATTCACCAGCACACTGCCCGGTGATCCTTCACTCATCGGTTTACCTATAGGAGAAAAAGTGATCGTACATTAAAGTAATTCTCCCATTAGGtcaaaagcaaaagtgaaTTGTGGCACACTTACTCGCATAGTAGATGATGTCACCCGTGTGTTGCACCTGTCCCTGGTGTCCTCCACCCGCCTTCATATGATTGTAGTTGCTGGTGTCGTGAAACTTTCGCTCCTGATGATGGTACGACGGTTCCTTGTCGGTGAATTCTTGTAGCTTTTCGGAGAAAAATAGCGTCTTGATCGGGTTATGGTTGTCACGATAACCTGAAAGTTGGAAGAATGTTAAATCGATTAACATACAATACTTAAACCACTCCACTTAAACTTAATTCCTTAATTTCATCAACTTAACAATCCTTCAAGCATCcatcttttgctttcttcgatTTGTATTTGGTTTAAAGGAACtttcttgttcttttgaggCTCAATCCCAGATCCAGCCCAGATAGTTCTAGAAATTTGTATTCTGTCTGTGTCATGGCTCTATGTCTTTTCCAACAAGAGCTAATGTTATACAAGAATGGttctataaaaaaaggaaaaaaaaacgagtccaTAGGATTTTttctaacaatttttttttgcttttaattttatgtcatttgctattttttgcACTTATTTTCAGTCTTTCTGTTAATAAACGTTCTTCTCTACGTTCAAGTCCATTGattagtttttcttctctatttttCTATTGAGATCCATATCCGTCAGTTGCGCAGAATCAGAACCAATATAGCGGATTAAATAAGCTGTCCTTGCTGTAAGTTCTGCATGCAAGACATTATTATCTTCAGTTCGTTAGAGACTAAAAGCACTACTAAACCGACACACCATGGATTCGTTTTATTcgcttattttatttgttctgttttgttcaaGAGGATTGGCTTTCGTCGTTAGATAAAATTTTTGGCAAAGCCTTAAGACTGTTTGCTAGTATACAGCTTGTTTCATCAAAGTTAAGAGTTTAACAGATTAGTATTAAGAAGAATCGTTTTTTGGctttattaattttgtaaGTGGCAAACTACATTCCAATATAattctattaacatttttaGAAGCTACAgacttgaataaaaaataattaagtaCAGTTGCTGCAGAAAACTACATCCTTTTTGGCTTATAACGGCAGAAAACatagaaaataattgttttttgcagtcaattttctatttaatcTGCCACTCGTCACCAAGTTTCCAATcatttgaaacaattctagaaccaaagcttttttttaatttctttttatcgACAACAATCAGGTCATCTGAGTGCCAAATCACATTTCATCGGATGCAAATCTGCACCCGCCGGAAGTATCATTTGTTTCCACCCTTCCCATCACCAGCCGGAAATGACCGATGGCCCGGTCGGTGCAATGTTTATCGTAACTTAGTCACGAGCAAGCTATTTTGCCACCCTCTTCTGCCATAAAACATTCCTCTTAAGCACATTTAAACCGTCGAAACGAAAGCGGGGCTGGGCGGAATTTCCACGGGCtgagaagataaaaaataaatctgcaAACTTCCCGGATTGCTACTGTTTCGGTTGGGAGTGGACGTGTGCACGCACGCGTATATGTTTCTGTGTATGTTTAATAATGCTCCAGCATTATTGCTTTCGTGTAAGTAACTACATACGGCCTCACTAAATATATCCAGCCTCACCAGTGGAAgctgctgattttttttttgctactgttttcgctttctttcttAGTTTATTTACATTCGAAAAATGGTTTGTTCAATGGGGTGGCTCACACCACTGTCTGGCAAGTGGAATCGCATTTCAAAGTGAGAActcgtaaaaacaaaaaaaaaaaatacagtgaAACATCAACGGTCGAGAACGGGCGGCACGGCACCGAAGCGATCGACAATGTCGTCCGATCGTGGTACGTGGTGGATGAAGAATCAGAGCAGCATAATTAGTGGAATAATGGTGATGACAGATCGTTGTTGATGGAAGGGAAGCTATGGACGGATGCAAACGTTACTATTACATTACCAATTACGTCGATAATGATAAATGTGTTAAAGAATATTCAAGTTCTTTTAATAATCTATTTAAAACTAGTAGACAATCAATAAACATACAGAGAATGATAAGATCGATTAAGACCACGTTTGCATTCGATCTTAACATTAACGTACcataattttgtaaaaaattcaTTAACCTCTAGACTATTTATTCcatatttattttcgttcatCGCTCCATAATTTATTGCTTAAGAATTACAAGCCtcaaaaagtgtaaaaatttGAAGACCAAAATAAGCTCACTTTTTGTACGCTAGACTTGAAATGGGTACGGTGGATGCCTTTATGTGCTAAACTTTATGGAAATGTTTTGATTAAATATGTGCTTTGGCCATATTTTGATCAGAATCGCAAAAATAGACTAAGAATCGATTGATCCAATGGTAAGAATGTATTcccaaaatgtttaaataaacttaaccgtaattaaaccaaaaaaaacgatcttcacaatctcatttttatgttgtgcACCATAGCAGATGATCATAATTTattgtccaatactgtatgtaaccaaatattttgaaaaacaaagtaCTCTAATTGTTTAGAAGTTTAGTTAAGTGTGGAATTTGTGATTGGGAATCTGGAGAGTTTGTAGAGTAGGATGAATTAAGATGAATTTATGATTAGGAATGAATACATTTAGTCAGTAGCAATAAAGAAATCAACCTGTAAAGAGCTATCGATATAATaccaatttaaaacaaaacaaaaccacacacaaaatcatacataaaataaaatgcaaacataaatttgaataaaatgaaatgtaaaattgtttaaattctaacagaaaagaataaaaaacgaCAGGAAATCCAAGAGGTTAACTAATTCAAATTTGCTTATAACGAAAATCTTTGGAAACATGCGAAATTTTTACATACCTCCTTGCGACATGTAAAGGTTCGGCCCGTGGTTAAATCCTCCGACGCCATCCGAACCACCGGAACTGGAGTCCAGATCGGCCAGTGGGGATAATCCTGAGGTATCCATTGTTTTGATTCACACAATTTCTTCTCGATTTATGCAACCTTTCGTTCACACGTTTCGTATGCAAAGTTATAATTCTgctttttaaatatgttttgcaaTTAACTGTTTTCGCTCATATTTTCACCACTGGTTTGCGTATCGAATCACtcacttgttttatttacacttTGTAGTTGTTATACACATTAGGAAATTTCACTTTAAATTCTTTCCAAAAAATTGCACACTTTCTCCAACTGACACAGCTTAGTTAGTAGAGCATACATGCTTCACCACACATTACTAATTAGTGTAAGTACACCGTTAGATAAAATCCCCATCTACCATTATCCATGCAAGAATATATGTGACCGACCGCACGCACAACAACTGGAACCGCACCGATCGACGCGAAATTGCATACTGAACCCCAAGGAGACCGCACCTCCGAAATTGAAACGGAGTTAGCTGCCCGTATGCTGCGCCCAACACTTCACACAGTGTCTCCGAgccttctctttctttcccattttccggTCCGATGGCTCTTCATTCATAAACGCATAAAGAACATGGTTTCTACAGACACCTCCCGAAGGGTTGTACACGGACATCGGGCCCGGCAACCTCCTGACTGCCAGCGCTTTACAGACCCACCATCGTAGTCGTCCATCGTTCTGTCCCGTTTTGATAAAGCGCGTGTGCCGCTTATCCCCGTTCCTTTCTGAATCCGGCTTCCGAACGACGCGAGCAGGGGCTCagtttacaaaattttatgtCGCTCAGCATAAACGGTGCACGGGTGTGTGTGAACGGGAAGTCCTGAGAATGGTGCCAGCATAGAACGAGAAAGGGAGCAAGAAAGATAATGGGAACAGGGAGATTGAAGGGATATGTTTGAGAGACAGGAAGAAAATGGTTACGGAATGCAGATAGCAATAGAAAAGTTCAGTGTCTCTTAGGTTGagttggaaatattttttttattttaaaataaacaacttcTAAACTAAATGTACAAAGTTGTTATTCAAGTACAGTTACAAATCCTCAAAAGTTAACATGAATAAAAGCTTAGCTAAAAAATAGCTATATCTTAAGAAACACTGCAGAAAAGCAATGTGCGCTAAACGGTTACCATGGTAATGACTATGTTTGTCATGCTGCGCGGTCTGTTGTGcaatgtttcatgtttttcgcAACTCGCAAGTGAGATGAGATGGCGAACAGTGAGACAAGGAAGCAGCAAGAAGGATACCGTCGATAGCTCCGCCCACTTTAAGGATGCTGGTACAGTTTGCGTCCATTCTTTCCTTTTCGACATCGTCAGCAAAGGGTAGGcgcttgtttataattttaatcataCGAATTATTATACTATTATTTCTTCATCAAACCGGGCCCATGGCCTTCCGGTCATGGAAAAATTGTTAGTTTTAGCACGAAACAGCTGGATGGGCTGCGTTTTGGAAACCGGTATACGGTACAATAAACTTCCCAAATAGCCCTTGGGCCAGCTAGGAAAGTGATACACGCCCAATGTGATTATTTTAATGAAGTGCTATTTTCCACTGTAAAATACACCCCACAAGAATGACATGAAACAAGCTTGAAAgaggaattgtttcattttatgtgattgaatgaaattttcgaCATTATGAAATATTAACGTCTATCTCGGATTCAGTTGTGTACAATCTAAAAATATGATCCGTTTAATCAAcattcttttttatattatttaatgCTTAAAATCATGTAAACAAACATACGTTACCATTGGCAACCTGCAAGGTACGGCTTGCAAAGTCGCGCATCAAAACGTCATCAACGACATTTGGCAGAAGTTTTGGTCAACAGAAATTGGCACTGCGCCATCATTGCATCAACTGCACTGCAGTCGATCTTTGACAATCTCAGTCGTCTGGTAAACCGCAGTGAGTTAAGAACTACGCTCATCTTTTCTACACACAAATTTCTACCCCCATCGACGATGCCAGCAAGAATTCCACATGTGTTCTTCAAAAATGGTGCCTCCGTACCGGTGTTAGGCCTCGGCACATGGAACGTAAGTGTAAAGTGGTCCTCGAGTGCATCGCTTTGCTAAGCAGTCGCCTTTCTTTTGCAGTCACCACCGGGACAGGTTACTCAAGCGGTGAGAGATGCGATCCTCGTCGGCTATCGACACATCGACTGTGCTCATGTGTACGAGAACGAGCACGAAGTAGGCGCTGGTATTGCTGCCAAAATCGATAAAGGATACGTCAAGCGGTAAGCAAGTCGCACCGCGCAAGTAGACGCCGTTGCtagtttgttgtttaattttaaattctcaCTTACAGTGAAGATCTATTCGTGACGAGCAAACTGTGGAATACGTTTCACCGGCCTGACCTAGTGCAAAGCGCACTGAAAGTGACGCTTCGCAATCTTAACCTCAAATATCTCGACCTGTACCTTATCCATTGGCCGCAAGCCTATCGCGAAGGTGATGAACTGTTTCCATTGCGACCAGATGGAAAGCGTGTTCATTTTTCGGACGTTGACTACGTCAATACTTGGCCCGAGATGGAACGACTGGTAGATGCGGGCCTCGTGCGCAATATAGGGCTTTCCAATTTTAACGTCAAGCAAGTGCAGCGTATCCTGGATGTGGCTAGGATCGCTCCCGTAACCAATCAAATCGAATGCCACCCTTACTTACATCAGGACGAGCTGAGGGAGTTCTGCAACGAGCAGGAAATCATCATAACGGCTTACAGTCCACTCGGATCACCGGCACGGCCCTGGGCGAAGCAGGATGACCCTATCCTGATGCAGGATCCCATGGTGAAAAAGCTTGCCAAGAAACACTCCAAATCGCCTGCCCAGATCCTGATACGCTATCAGATTCAGCTGGGAAATTTAGTTATACCGAAATCGGTCAGCAAACAGCGCATCGCTGCCAATGCAGATGTTTTCGATTTTGAGCTGGGCGTGGACGATATGATACAACTAGCAGCACTGGAGCGGAGTGGACGCATCTGTCCGGAGTCCTTCAGCTTCGGCCATCCTCACCATCCTTTTGAAGAAGAATTCCGTAAAGGTCGTTAGTTATATATATTGCAACGCAACACGACGGTAAAAGTGTTTTAGTGCTGTTGTTAAACGattcttttgctttgtttaataaatatgCCAAAcatacgcgcacacacacggatATATGCTTGATTATGTCCAGTGCCTGCTGACACGTCAAACCAACGTCTCAGTCTGCCCGCAAAACTCATTAGCTGTCACGCGTAACGGGCACCCAGCCATCAACGGTTTTGTACGACTCACATTTCTCCATTGATTTATCATCCAAT
This genomic window from Anopheles maculipalpis chromosome 2RL, idAnoMacuDA_375_x, whole genome shotgun sequence contains:
- the LOC126568366 gene encoding aldo-keto reductase family 1 member B1-like, yielding MPARIPHVFFKNGASVPVLGLGTWNSPPGQVTQAVRDAILVGYRHIDCAHVYENEHEVGAGIAAKIDKGYVKREDLFVTSKLWNTFHRPDLVQSALKVTLRNLNLKYLDLYLIHWPQAYREGDELFPLRPDGKRVHFSDVDYVNTWPEMERLVDAGLVRNIGLSNFNVKQVQRILDVARIAPVTNQIECHPYLHQDELREFCNEQEIIITAYSPLGSPARPWAKQDDPILMQDPMVKKLAKKHSKSPAQILIRYQIQLGNLVIPKSVSKQRIAANADVFDFELGVDDMIQLAALERSGRICPESFSFGHPHHPFEEEFRKGR
- the LOC126568229 gene encoding homeobox protein SIX3, encoding MDTSGLSPLADLDSSSGGSDGVGGFNHGPNLYMSQGGYRDNHNPIKTLFFSEKLQEFTDKEPSYHHQERKFHDTSNYNHMKAGGGHQGQVQHTGDIIYYASKPMSEGSPGSVLVNGSGSTNGSSTGSNGSSLLSVSNTSVGGGIVVPNGLPSCGALARADNNNSSYLQSLHPPAPPPPPTAPSSASSVHPLAASNGTADLERKCFSFSPDQIQCMCEALQQEGDLEKLATFLWSLSPSDLISGNESLLRARALVAYHRGLYHELYAVLESHFFSPKYHADLQALWFKAHYREAEKVRGRPLGAVDKYRLRKKYPLPKTIWDGEETVYCFKEKSRNALKDCYTRNRYPTPDEKKTLAKKTGLTLTQVSNWFKNRRQRDRTPQSSRPDLMMSVLPVTPDQMDGSYQRLFNVANYGPAHGYHANDMYAVQ